The Bombus huntii isolate Logan2020A chromosome 11, iyBomHunt1.1, whole genome shotgun sequence genome includes a window with the following:
- the LOC126871169 gene encoding DNA fragmentation factor subunit beta isoform X1 — MSLIANCFRRLTETPTTNEFKGYKVTDVNRVRKIGVACRSLHELKRKACAKLNITNDPDEINIYLLDGSLIDEEEYFSTLKPQTTLILQKPGEKVLTDADLLYDILRRVNIDFLIAGEKASEFLTENFKAKVAVLYNALNKDDSKTAFSSRGEHPEWFHGLETNCTSKEAYLHRRCQDRIRGYLYKTIDQIKSSDVFTKDPRARKQLLYAIAFFKMQLKEDHYFGYYFDRSRAKSEALEGADELDSSSCYDHCPCRLKWLDDSTYFRLFGAMEQFDDTDGVKKRNGRSSDTKTEEEEAEESCPYKIRRKAKKACIALCDHTGEFRCYGMWNEDKCSYPDKHKINPYRSKEELVLFSTWNFDHKIEKSRSIIPSLLKLASQGNTNESDLIEIYDNLFTMKNLRLVHIVCHDKSSHK, encoded by the exons ATGTCACTGATCGCCAACTGTTTTCGACGGCTCACCGAGACACCGACTACGAACGAG TTCAAAGGCTACAAGGTCACCGATGTAAACCGCGTGCGAAAAATCGGTGTTGCCTGCAGGAGCCTTCATGAGCTGAAGCGGAAAGCGTGCGCAAAGCTGAAC ATAACGAACGATCCTGACGAAATTAACATCTACCTACTTGATGGCTCGTTGATTGACGAGgaagaatatttttccacgttgaAACCTCAGACGACGTTGATCCTTCAGAAGCCGGGCGAAAAAGTGTTAACCG ATGCGGATCTTCTGTATGACATCTTAAGACGTGTTAACATCGACTTTCTAATTGCCGGCGAGAAAGCGTCTGAGTTCCTCACGGAAAACTTTAAAGCGAAAGTAGCCGTCCTATATAACGCACTGAACAAGGACGATTCGAAAACAGCGTTCAGTAGCAGGGGCGAACATCCGGAGTGGTTTCATGGATTGGAGACTAACTGTACGAGTAAA GAAGCGTACTTGCATCGTAGATGTCAAGATAGAATACGAGGCTATCTCTATAAAACGATCGATCAGATCAAATCATCGGACGTATTTACGAAGGATCCCCGAGCCAGAAAGCAACTGTTGTACGCCATAGCGTTCTTTAAGATGCAACTGAAAGAGGACCACTATTTTGGCTACTATTTCGATAGGAGTCGAGCAAAGTCCGAAGCGTTGGAGGGTGCAGACGAGCTTGATTCGTCATCCTGTTACGATCATTGTCCCTGTAGATTGAAATGGTTGGACGATAGTACGTACTTCAGATTGTTTGGAGCGATGGAACAGTTCGATGATACCGATGGTGTAAAAAAGAGGAACGGAAGAAGCTCGGACACAAAGACTGAAGAGGAAGAGGCAGAGGAGAGTTGTCCTTacaagattagaaggaaagcGAAAAAAGCGTGTATCGCGTTGTGCGATCACACGGGCGAATTTAGGTGTTACGGTATGTGGAACGAGGATAAATGTTCTTACCCGGATAAGCACAAGATCAATCCTTATAGATCGAAGGAAGAACTTGTTTTATTCTCTACATGGAATTTTGATCACAA GATCGAGAAGTCCAGGTCTATAATCCCATCGCTCCTGAAATTAGCGTCCCAGGGTAATACCAACGAGTCAGACCTCATTGAAATTTATGACAATCTGTTTACGATGAAGAACTTGAGGCTGGTCCACATTGTATGCCACGATAAAAGCTCGCACAAATAA
- the LOC126871169 gene encoding DNA fragmentation factor subunit beta isoform X2, which translates to MSLIANCFRRLTETPTTNEITNDPDEINIYLLDGSLIDEEEYFSTLKPQTTLILQKPGEKVLTDADLLYDILRRVNIDFLIAGEKASEFLTENFKAKVAVLYNALNKDDSKTAFSSRGEHPEWFHGLETNCTSKEAYLHRRCQDRIRGYLYKTIDQIKSSDVFTKDPRARKQLLYAIAFFKMQLKEDHYFGYYFDRSRAKSEALEGADELDSSSCYDHCPCRLKWLDDSTYFRLFGAMEQFDDTDGVKKRNGRSSDTKTEEEEAEESCPYKIRRKAKKACIALCDHTGEFRCYGMWNEDKCSYPDKHKINPYRSKEELVLFSTWNFDHKIEKSRSIIPSLLKLASQGNTNESDLIEIYDNLFTMKNLRLVHIVCHDKSSHK; encoded by the exons ATGTCACTGATCGCCAACTGTTTTCGACGGCTCACCGAGACACCGACTACGAACGAG ATAACGAACGATCCTGACGAAATTAACATCTACCTACTTGATGGCTCGTTGATTGACGAGgaagaatatttttccacgttgaAACCTCAGACGACGTTGATCCTTCAGAAGCCGGGCGAAAAAGTGTTAACCG ATGCGGATCTTCTGTATGACATCTTAAGACGTGTTAACATCGACTTTCTAATTGCCGGCGAGAAAGCGTCTGAGTTCCTCACGGAAAACTTTAAAGCGAAAGTAGCCGTCCTATATAACGCACTGAACAAGGACGATTCGAAAACAGCGTTCAGTAGCAGGGGCGAACATCCGGAGTGGTTTCATGGATTGGAGACTAACTGTACGAGTAAA GAAGCGTACTTGCATCGTAGATGTCAAGATAGAATACGAGGCTATCTCTATAAAACGATCGATCAGATCAAATCATCGGACGTATTTACGAAGGATCCCCGAGCCAGAAAGCAACTGTTGTACGCCATAGCGTTCTTTAAGATGCAACTGAAAGAGGACCACTATTTTGGCTACTATTTCGATAGGAGTCGAGCAAAGTCCGAAGCGTTGGAGGGTGCAGACGAGCTTGATTCGTCATCCTGTTACGATCATTGTCCCTGTAGATTGAAATGGTTGGACGATAGTACGTACTTCAGATTGTTTGGAGCGATGGAACAGTTCGATGATACCGATGGTGTAAAAAAGAGGAACGGAAGAAGCTCGGACACAAAGACTGAAGAGGAAGAGGCAGAGGAGAGTTGTCCTTacaagattagaaggaaagcGAAAAAAGCGTGTATCGCGTTGTGCGATCACACGGGCGAATTTAGGTGTTACGGTATGTGGAACGAGGATAAATGTTCTTACCCGGATAAGCACAAGATCAATCCTTATAGATCGAAGGAAGAACTTGTTTTATTCTCTACATGGAATTTTGATCACAA GATCGAGAAGTCCAGGTCTATAATCCCATCGCTCCTGAAATTAGCGTCCCAGGGTAATACCAACGAGTCAGACCTCATTGAAATTTATGACAATCTGTTTACGATGAAGAACTTGAGGCTGGTCCACATTGTATGCCACGATAAAAGCTCGCACAAATAA